CCATCCCTGTTGCAAATGCGTTGAGCGCACCATAGGTACAAGTGTGGGAATCAGCTCCGATGACGATGCTGCCTGGTAGGGCATGACCTTTTTCCGGTATCAACTGATGGCACACGCCCTCGCCCACATCATAGAGAATCGCGCCATACCGCAGGGCAAAGCGCCTCATTTCTTTATGGATATTCGATACGCCTTCAACCGGTGATGGCGCATTGTGATCAATGACGATCGCATATCGACCTGGCGCATAAACGGATTTCCCACCCATTTTCTCGAACGCCTGTATTGTCAACGCAGTGGTTCCATCCTGGCTCATAATAAAATCCACTGGCACCACGACGATATCGCCAGCTTCTACCTGAGCGCCGATATGATTCGAGATAATATTCTCTGAAATTGTCCCCATCATCCTCACCTTTATTCTTTTTCGAACATGCCAGCCTTATAATCCTGATAGATATAAACAAGCTCGTTTTCAGAGAGGCTCCGTTTTAGGGCGATCGACGTCGCCCTAACAAGTTCTAAAAGATCAGTCGCTGTCTTCTCGTCGATCTCAATGCCTTTGGACCTGAGAACTTGAATAATAGTGTGCCGCCCCGAATGCTTGCCGATGATGATCTTCCTAGTCATTCCAACTTCTTCTGGGGAGTAGGGCTCATAGTTGCTGAGGTACTTCATCACACCATCAGTGTGAATTCCCGCTTCGTGTGCGAAGCAGTTCGAACCGACAATTGGTTTCCAATCGGGTATTGTCCTACCAGCAGCTCGCGCCACGTACTCTGCAATCTCGCGGAACCTTTGCGTCTCGATCCCTGTATCGATCTTAAGCAGATGCTTTGCCGCCATAACGATTTCTTCAAGGGGGGCGTTCCCTGTCCTTTCTCCGATACCGAGAACCGTTGTACTCACAAACGTCGCACCAGCCTGGACACCGGCGATGGCATTAGCCGTCGCCATACCGAAGTCGTTATGTGTGTGCATCTCAATCTCTAAATCGACTTCTTTAATAAGTGATGCAATCGCATCGAAAGTCCCACGTGGCTCCAATATACCCAGGGTATCGCAATAGCGGAGTCTGTCAGCACCAGCATCCTCGGCCGCCTTGGCAAATTGAATGAGAAACTCTTTATCTGCACGGGAAGCGTCCTCAGCGTTCGCCGAAATGTAGAGGCCATGGGATTTTGCATACTCGATTGATTCGACCAATCGCTCGATAACCCACTCTCTAGTTTTCCTCAATTTGTGTTCAATATGAATATCGGAAGAGGACATGGAGACCGCAACTGCATCGACATCACAGTCAATGCTGTGCGAAATATCTTCGATATTTGCCCGATTCCAACCCAGCACAGACGCGTTGAGGCCAAGTTGCGCGATTTTCTTCACACATTTCTTCTCATCACCACCCATTGCTGGGATTCCAGCTTCAATTTGCTGGACACCAATTTCATCAAGCAGCTTTGCAATTCTGATCTTCTCGATGTTCGCAAAGACTATGCCCGCTGCCTGTTCTCCATCCCTCAGGGTGGTGTCGCAAATATTGATCGGGCTCTTGCTCAATTTGGCAATGACTAGTTGCTTATCCTTCATCATTTCACATGCCTCTTTGATTTCGTTTCTCATAATTTATAGCCAGGGAGCAAATGGAAGGGTCATTGAACAACATATAGATAATTCTTTCCGCACCATTGTTCAAATATTTACCCAATGTGATAGTTATTCGACATATATTCAAGCAAATAGTCCATTTGTGGACAAGACGCTGCACCGCAACCTGATTGCCCTGAAATCAGGGCGATCGCAACTCTAGTAGGAAATGCTATTCACTTCCAAATCGATAGAATGGAAAAATCATATAATAATGTTGCCCCCGATGATCAAATGGATTCGAAAATAATATCCTAAAATGGAGGCGCTGTTTATTGAAACAAAGAATTATTCGATCTTGAATCTTAGGAGAGCTGCGATTCCGCCAAGTCCCTTAAGTTTTTTGCCTGCCTCGTGATGTTCGCTGACGATCGTTACAGTGCCCCGCGCCTCCTCGACTTTTTTAATGATATCCTCTATGTAATTCTCCCTCAATAGTGAGTCGACGATCAAAAGGGTCCGGACGGCACCGGCGGTAACGGCTCTTTCGACATTACCAGGGCCATAGGTTACTAGACCGTCCTTTGCAATTTCCGTTAGAACGTCCTCAACGAGCTTCGTTTCTGCAGCAACCCTTGAATCTTTCAAGACCTCGGCGCCTAACCCTTTCTTCATTATCTCATGAATGCCAGCTATTCCAGCCTGGCCGGTATGGAAAACAAAGGATTTCGTGAATATCTCAGG
The sequence above is drawn from the Methanomassiliicoccales archaeon genome and encodes:
- the nifV gene encoding homocitrate synthase; this translates as MMKDKQLVIAKLSKSPINICDTTLRDGEQAAGIVFANIEKIRIAKLLDEIGVQQIEAGIPAMGGDEKKCVKKIAQLGLNASVLGWNRANIEDISHSIDCDVDAVAVSMSSSDIHIEHKLRKTREWVIERLVESIEYAKSHGLYISANAEDASRADKEFLIQFAKAAEDAGADRLRYCDTLGILEPRGTFDAIASLIKEVDLEIEMHTHNDFGMATANAIAGVQAGATFVSTTVLGIGERTGNAPLEEIVMAAKHLLKIDTGIETQRFREIAEYVARAAGRTIPDWKPIVGSNCFAHEAGIHTDGVMKYLSNYEPYSPEEVGMTRKIIIGKHSGRHTIIQVLRSKGIEIDEKTATDLLELVRATSIALKRSLSENELVYIYQDYKAGMFEKE